From the Streptomyces sp. SN-593 genome, the window CGGTGCCCGCGCACCAGGGTGAGCAGGTGGTCGATCTGCTCGTGGGTGCGCTCGGGGTCGGCGCTGGGGTGCCGCCCGGCCGGGGGCGGCGGTTGGGTGCCGGCCAGCCCGGTGTGCACCATGCCGAGCAGGGTGCCGAGCCGGCGGGACTGGCCCTGGGAGAGTTCGGTGCCCTCGCGGTGCCGGCCCTCGACCCAGGGGAAGAGCGCGTACCGGTGGCCGCCGACCTCCGTGACGGTCGCGCCGTCGCGGTCGTGCAGCGGTGCGGCCGCGGGCAGCCCGAGCCGGGCGAGCCGGCCCGTCGCGTGGTGCTGCCGGGCGATCACCGAGTGGGCCGCGGTGTCCGCGGCGACGTACTGTTTGAGGAAGAAGCGGCCGCTGCCCGTGGTGATCCGCCAGCCCCGGTTGAGTAACCCGCGCGGAACGCGTTCGCAGGTCAGCAGGGTCGCCGCACGGTCGTAGCGGCGGAGCAGGGTGGTCAGTGCGGGCGGCCGCTGTGCCGTGCCCATCACGCGGCTCAGCGTAGATCAACTGGCGGCCCGGGCTCGCGCGAGTGGCGGCGGGGCCCTTGCGTCTGCTATGTCCGGCTGGTCGCGTTCGCGCCGGCGTGCGGAACCGGATGGCGGTCCGGGCCGTTCACCCCTTACGGACTCCTCCCGATCGGGATACGGTGCCGGTGTCCCGGTCATGGCCTGCGGTAACGCGGACTACTAGGAAATCCAAGCAAAACCGCAGGTCAGAAAGTGTGCCCTCGGTGTACGCGAAGGCTTCCGGTTATAGGTAACGTCTGCATTGCAGGCCATTCGCCGGGGCGTTGTCACGCCTGGTTCGGCCATGCCGCACATACCCCGTGCGCCACGCCGGACCTGGTCAGCCGCACTGGTTCTCCGGCAGATCCCGGGGGCCGGACAGACGGAGGAGCGAACGTGAGCGTG encodes:
- a CDS encoding phosphotransferase yields the protein MGTAQRPPALTTLLRRYDRAATLLTCERVPRGLLNRGWRITTGSGRFFLKQYVAADTAAHSVIARQHHATGRLARLGLPAAAPLHDRDGATVTEVGGHRYALFPWVEGRHREGTELSQGQSRRLGTLLGMVHTGLAGTQPPPPAGRHPSADPERTHEQIDHLLTLVRGHRPFDAFDALAEHRLLERRALLRRHAHLRPPDADDRVSGWVHGDFHPLNLLYRGEEPAAIIDWDRLGVHPRAEEAVRAAVIFFVHPADGRLDLAKIRGYARAYRRAAGIAGTELAAAVHRVWWERLNDFWMLHWRYQHRDRRSDPLFPAASALAVWWTEEYARVRDAFTG